Proteins co-encoded in one Streptomyces roseochromogenus subsp. oscitans DS 12.976 genomic window:
- a CDS encoding chitosanase encodes MQSARSRPERFVELTGIRRTLFVVLGAVLTVGGCTSGTAGKADRAGQAGGTAGAPATPAAGPAAILMMDDITAVFENGATVPRYAYITDLHDGCGYTAGWIGFCSQSGDMLGLVKRYNAIAPHNVLAQYTAVLQRLADSGSDDTSALGEAFVRDWKKAALDPAFRRLQIQVGHDTYLAPAMQLGAREGVKSELGLENLYDTALMMGQTSDDCDGMLKIAHETDKLLGGNPASGVNEATWLARFNTVRRQHMKQPCTAGRENDWPQAVDRSQALQELADRGEWDLKAPLTVGADFELTISRPQD; translated from the coding sequence GTGCAGTCAGCAAGGAGCAGGCCGGAGCGGTTCGTGGAGTTGACCGGGATACGTCGCACCCTGTTCGTCGTCCTCGGCGCCGTGCTCACCGTGGGTGGCTGCACGTCCGGTACGGCAGGTAAGGCTGACAGGGCCGGTCAGGCCGGCGGTACGGCCGGTGCTCCGGCGACGCCCGCGGCGGGGCCTGCGGCAATCCTGATGATGGATGACATCACCGCGGTGTTCGAAAACGGTGCCACCGTTCCGCGGTACGCCTACATCACCGATCTGCACGACGGCTGTGGCTACACGGCGGGGTGGATCGGGTTCTGCAGCCAGAGTGGCGACATGCTCGGGCTGGTCAAGAGGTACAACGCCATCGCACCACACAACGTGCTCGCGCAGTACACCGCCGTCCTTCAGCGACTGGCCGACTCGGGAAGTGACGACACCAGCGCGCTGGGCGAGGCGTTCGTGCGCGACTGGAAGAAGGCCGCCCTGGATCCGGCCTTCCGGAGGCTGCAGATCCAGGTGGGACACGACACGTACCTCGCCCCTGCCATGCAGCTGGGCGCGCGAGAGGGGGTGAAGAGCGAGCTGGGTCTGGAGAACCTCTACGACACCGCCCTGATGATGGGCCAGACTTCCGACGACTGCGACGGCATGCTGAAGATCGCCCACGAGACCGACAAGTTGCTCGGGGGCAACCCGGCCTCCGGTGTGAACGAGGCGACGTGGCTGGCCCGGTTCAACACCGTCCGCAGGCAGCACATGAAGCAACCCTGCACTGCCGGCCGCGAGAACGACTGGCCGCAGGCGGTCGACCGGTCGCAGGCTCTGCAGGAGCTCGCGGACCGCGGCGAGTGGGATCTGAAGGCTCCGCTGACCGTGGGAGCCGACTTCGAACTGACCATCAGCAGGCCGCAGGACTGA
- a CDS encoding bifunctional polysaccharide deacetylase/glycosyltransferase family 2 protein — protein sequence MVLTLTLTLLIEGYTQHMFGFQDDGGNPPQGPVDQVPPSIENGGPVISSSGSTPVSLTPPARTVVLTFDDGPDPTWTPKVLATLERHHVPATFFLVGTGVATHPELVARMAEDHDELGLHSFTHPYLPSLPGWQRTLEMREDQLAVAGAAGVTSSLFRPPYSSSADAVGNADWATMRQLGKQGYLTVLVTQDSEDWQKPGVRRIIRNATPPGSAGQVILFHDAGGDRAQTVAALDALIPRLEARGYRFQTVSQAFHLTDANRPASTGQHLLGVGLLWLLKGAVWGLDGLDLLLLFAGLLGILRAVISMIAAARHRRHARTAWGAPVTEPVSVIVPAYNESAGIEATVRSLVASDHPVEIIVVDDGSTDGTADIVEALGLPGVRVIRQRNAGKPAALNTGIAAASHEIVVMMDGDTVFEPDAVRQLVQPFSDPGIGAVSGNAKVVNRSGLLGRWQHIEYVVGFNLDRRLFDLARCMPTVPGAIGAWRRAALVRVGGVSEATLAEDTDLTMAFWRDGWRVVYEERAIAWTEAPASLGALWRQRYRWCYGTLQAMWKHRGAVRQSGAAGTFGRRGLLFLLLFQVLLPLFAPLVDVLSVYGLIFLDPVHVLLLWCSFLLIQVVTGAYAFRLDGERLGPLWSLPLQQFVYRQLMYLVVVQSVATALSGSRLRWQRMERYGSHQEPPLSPATGARG from the coding sequence ATGGTGTTGACCCTCACCCTCACGCTGCTCATCGAGGGTTACACGCAGCACATGTTCGGCTTCCAGGACGACGGCGGGAACCCTCCGCAGGGACCCGTCGACCAGGTGCCGCCTTCGATCGAGAACGGCGGCCCGGTGATCTCGTCCAGCGGATCCACACCGGTCTCACTCACCCCACCGGCGCGCACCGTGGTGCTCACCTTCGACGACGGCCCGGACCCGACCTGGACCCCCAAGGTCCTGGCGACGCTGGAACGGCACCACGTGCCCGCGACCTTCTTCCTCGTGGGCACCGGCGTGGCCACCCACCCCGAACTGGTCGCGCGGATGGCGGAGGATCACGACGAACTCGGCCTGCACAGCTTCACCCACCCCTATCTGCCCAGCCTGCCCGGCTGGCAGCGCACGCTGGAGATGCGGGAGGACCAGCTCGCGGTGGCCGGCGCCGCGGGTGTCACCAGCAGCCTCTTCCGCCCGCCGTACTCGTCCAGCGCCGACGCGGTGGGCAACGCCGACTGGGCCACGATGCGACAGCTCGGCAAGCAGGGCTACCTGACCGTGCTCGTCACCCAGGACAGCGAGGACTGGCAGAAGCCGGGCGTGCGGCGGATCATCCGCAACGCCACCCCTCCCGGGTCCGCCGGCCAGGTGATCCTCTTCCACGACGCCGGCGGCGACCGCGCACAGACCGTGGCCGCGCTGGACGCACTGATTCCGCGCCTGGAGGCGCGCGGCTACCGCTTCCAGACGGTCAGCCAGGCTTTCCACCTCACCGACGCCAACCGCCCGGCCTCCACCGGTCAGCACCTGCTCGGCGTAGGGCTGCTGTGGCTGCTCAAGGGGGCGGTCTGGGGCCTCGACGGACTCGACCTGCTGCTGCTCTTCGCCGGACTGCTGGGCATCCTGCGCGCCGTGATCTCCATGATCGCCGCTGCCAGGCACCGGCGGCATGCCAGGACGGCGTGGGGAGCGCCGGTCACCGAACCGGTGTCGGTGATCGTCCCGGCCTACAACGAGTCGGCCGGCATCGAGGCGACCGTCCGGTCCCTGGTCGCATCCGACCACCCCGTCGAGATCATCGTCGTGGACGACGGTTCCACCGACGGCACTGCCGACATCGTCGAGGCACTCGGTCTGCCGGGCGTACGGGTGATCCGCCAGCGGAACGCGGGCAAGCCCGCCGCCCTCAACACGGGGATCGCCGCCGCCTCGCACGAGATCGTGGTGATGATGGACGGCGACACGGTCTTCGAGCCGGATGCGGTGCGCCAGCTGGTCCAGCCGTTCTCCGACCCGGGGATCGGAGCGGTCTCCGGCAACGCCAAGGTCGTCAACCGGAGCGGTCTGCTGGGCCGTTGGCAGCACATCGAGTACGTCGTCGGCTTCAACCTGGACCGGCGGCTGTTCGACCTGGCCCGGTGCATGCCGACGGTGCCGGGTGCGATCGGTGCCTGGCGCCGGGCCGCGCTGGTACGCGTCGGCGGTGTCTCCGAGGCGACACTGGCCGAGGACACCGACCTCACCATGGCGTTCTGGCGTGACGGCTGGCGCGTGGTCTACGAGGAGAGGGCCATCGCCTGGACCGAGGCTCCCGCTTCCCTCGGCGCCCTGTGGCGGCAGCGTTACCGCTGGTGCTACGGGACTCTGCAGGCGATGTGGAAGCACCGCGGCGCCGTTCGCCAGAGCGGAGCGGCCGGCACCTTCGGCCGTCGCGGGCTGCTCTTCCTGTTGCTGTTCCAGGTGCTGCTGCCGCTGTTCGCACCCTTGGTCGATGTGCTGAGCGTGTACGGGCTGATCTTCCTCGACCCCGTCCACGTACTGCTGCTGTGGTGCTCGTTCCTGCTCATCCAGGTCGTCACCGGGGCCTATGCGTTCCGCCTCGACGGCGAACGGCTCGGACCGCTGTGGAGCCTGCCGTTGCAGCAGTTCGTCTACCGCCAGCTGATGTACCTCGTGGTGGTCCAGTCGGTCGCCACGGCCCTGTCCGGCAGCCGCCTGCGCTGGCAGCGCATGGAGCGCTACGGCTCCCACCAGGAACCCCCGCTGTCACCGGCAACGGGGGCGCGGGGCTGA